The Ischnura elegans chromosome 1, ioIscEleg1.1, whole genome shotgun sequence genome contains a region encoding:
- the LOC124172941 gene encoding uncharacterized protein LOC124172941 isoform X1 gives MTSERMEWVEIVEPRTKEHMYANLTTGECVWDPPPGMPVKKTDHNQWWELFDQNTSRFYYYNATSQKTVWHRPHNCDIIPLAKLQTLKQNTEVVCSSEEGGGRSSRRQRNAEQEQDEDEEEDDPPTPSSSTRTVSSQTQTSPSPSRRARRPHHHHHHGHHRHHRHHRSSQGEEGGDSGEPMAAHEHRHSTGQRSTTPLACRRPCQEDVHAVDKGPSRQRSLDTGDGREPQPLCRSHSFMQQQQRRSGACRHHHAHGVEANGRRGGTGTSSHWTEDEDSMHEKYVSLCVSGEEQRRACRRHRRNHHGCDASDEEEEGREAEEGSTPLPNRRSAGHRPHHRQQPPVAPSAPPPPPLSPLPPVGAGRSASAAGSCSPHSPVDSGLATTCSRASVDSSASTAALMLLRSSRPSSHTPNSATLPSIHRQQQRSGMAQGELSVGGREGGGESSPSAPSSPSSNQQQQQQTAPPLPAPQHHHHHHLYSNVDYSPYVLGPEMQAHLLPLQQYILEQAKLSGCYRFGDPLNEGDRDSLHSEDDDEEDEDDGEGGEERGRRGESSGSHRRDDSDEFADDEAMSNQEDSSSQEYLDDGNYLDDEEDEDYGRFLGHHVGIARPQVAFAPQPRALLLPLSASRPRPKYTFHTDSRYEHDYVDGGSVGAVHAQAPVARGLVGGGGAIPLETQHASLKRRKDHPAPPPPSTASQGSRLPGLCSPILEKAESPRLTLSGGMNPERKLPSESDIEKYAQDNLNIHKKGIFRKKFSVRDMLSWSKDPIRKPMLVLEDKNLKKEACEVFKLVQIYMGDRKAKPGMTLNSVALDLCSKAYSQPRLRDELYVQICRQTTENPRRESLRRGWELLALCLAFFPPSEKFQPYLDGYMNRHRDPSFDFPEVGKWPIHVQISHYATVSCKRLERIGVNGKKGPRKPSIEEIDQAKLQIFRPSMFGNTLEEVMALQKDRHPTRQLPWVQTTLSDEVLRLQGAQTEGIFRVSADVDEVAALKNRIDQWEVPEHSSPGGNGCCGDAHTPASLLKLWYRELYEPLIPDALYEECVGAGATSPERAAAIVHSLPALNKAVLCYLIRFLQIFTQQEVVQATKMDASNLAMVMAPNVLRCTSRDPRVIFENARKEMAFIRTLIQSLDTTFMEGVF, from the exons GATGGAGTGGGTGGAGATAGTGGAGCCACGAACCAAGGAGCACATGTACGCCAACTTGACGACGGGCGAGTGCGTGTGGGACCCTCCGCCTGGAATGCCCGT GAAGAAAACAGACCACAATCAGTGGTGGGAACTTTTTGACCAGAACACATCTCGCTTCTACTATTACAATGCAACTTCTCAGAAAACGGTGTGGCATCGACCTCACAACTGTGATATCATCCCATTGGCCAAGCTACAG ACGCTCAAGCAGAACACGGAGGTGGTGTGCAGCAGCGAGGAGGGAGGGGGGCGGAGCAGCAGGCGTCAGCGCAACGCAGAGCAGGAGCAGGatgaggacgaggaggaggacgACCCGCCCACCCCCTCTTCCTCGACGCGCACGGTCAGCTCGCAGACGCAGACGTCGCCTTCGCCCTCACGCCGTGCCCGCCgcccccaccaccaccatcaccacggACACCACAGACACCACCGGCACCACCGCTCATCGCAAGGCGAGGAGGGCGGAGACAGTGGAGAG CCAATGGCAGCCCACGAACACCGACATTCCACAGGGCAACGATCGACCACGCCATTGGCATGTCGACGGCCCTGCCAGGAGGACGTGCACGCAGTCGACAAGGGCCCATCGAGGCAAAGGAGCCTGGACACAG GGGATGGCCGTGAGCCGCAGCCGCTGTGCCGAAGTCACAGCTTCATGCAGCAGCAGCAGCGCCGTAGCGGTGCGTGCCGTCACCACCACGCCCACGGCGTGGAGGCCAACGGGCGGAGGGGGGGCACGGGGACTTCGTCGCACTGGACGGAAGATGAGGACTCGATGCACGAGAAGTATGTGTCGTTGTGCGTGAGTGGGGAGGAGCAGCGGAGGGCGTGCCGTCGTCACCGGCGCAACCACCACGGCTGCGACGCGtcggacgaggaggaggaggggcgggAGGCTGAAGAGGGCAGCACCCCACTGCCCAACAG AAGGAGTGCAGGGCACCGCCCGCACCATCGTCAGCAGCCTCCAGTTGCTCCCTCGgctccgccccctccccccctctctccgcTGCCCCCTGTGGGTGCTGGGCGCAGTGCGTCGGCTGCTGGCAGCTGCTCTCCTCATTCACCTGTCGACTCGGGCCTCGCCACGACCTGCAGCCGAGCCTCAGTGGACAGCTCTGCATCCACGGCTGCCCTCATGCTCCTGCGCTCATCACGCCCCAGCAGCCACACTCCCAACAGCGCCACACTGCCATCGATCCAC AGGCAGCAGCAGCGTAGTGGCATGGCGCAAGGCGAGTTGTCAGTGGGTGGTCGTGAGGGTGGGGGGGAGAGCAGCCCGAGTGCACCGTCGTCGCCTTCCTCcaaccagcagcagcagcagcagaccGCCCCACCATTGCCAGCGCCtcagcaccaccaccaccaccatctgTACAGCAACGTGGACTACTCGCCGTACGTGCTGGGCCCCGAGATGCAGGCCCACCTGCTCCCCCTTCAGCAGTACATCCTCGAGCAGGCTAAGCTGTcag GCTGCTACCGTTTTGGTGATCCCCTGAACGAAGGCGATAGAGACTCTTTGCACTCGGAGGATGACGACGAGGAGGACGAGGATGATGGGGAGGGGGGTGAggaaaggggaaggaggggggagtCGTCAGGGAGCCATCGCCGTGACGACAGCGATGAATTTGCCGACGATGAGGCCATGTCCAACCAGGAGGATTCGTCATCACAAGA GTACCTGGACGATGGCAACTACTTGGATGATGAAGAGGATGAGGACTATGGACGTTTCCTTGGGCATCACGTGGGCATTGCGCGCCCGCAAGTGGCTTTTGCGCCACAGCCACGTGCCCTGTTGCTCCCCTTGTCTGCTTCCAGACCCAGGCCCAAGTACACATTCCACACAG ACTCGAGGTATGAGCACGACTACGTGGACGGTGGGAGCGTGGGGGCCGTCCACGCCCAGGCGCCCGTGGCACGGGGGCtggtgggtgggggaggggcCATCCCCCTCGAGACGCAGCACGCATCCCTCAAGCGGCGCAAGGACCACCCCGCCCCCCCTCCACCGAGCACAGCGAGCCAGGGCAGCCGCCTGCCCGGCCTCTGCTCGCCCATTCTCGAGAAGGCTGAG TCTCCACGCTTGACTCTCTCGGGTGGCATGAATCCAGAGCGCAAGCTGCCATCAGAGAGCgacattgaaaaatatgcgcAAGACAACCTCAACATTCACAAGAAGGGCATCTTCCGCAAGAAGTTCTCCGTTCGGGACATGCTCTCATGGTCCAAG GATCCGATACGGAAGCCCATGCTGGTGTTGGAAGACAAGAACTTGAAGAAGGAGGCGTGTGAAGTGTTCAAGTTGGTGCAGATCTACATGGGAGACCGAAAGGCGAAGCCCGGCATGACCCTGAACAGCGTGGCGCTTGACCTCTGCTCCAAGGCGTACTCACAGCCGAGGCTGAGGGACGAGCTCTACGTGCAG ATATGTCGCCAAACAACGGAGAACCCGAGACGGGAGAGCTTGCGCAGAGGGTGGGAGCTGCTGGCACTCTGTCTCGCCTTCTTCCCACCTTCTGAGAAGTTCCAGCCCTACTTGGATGGATACATGAATCGCCATCGTGACCCGTCGTTTGATTTCCCCGAGGTTGGAAAATGGCCCATCCAC GTGCAAATCAGCCACTATGCGACGGTGAGCTGCAAGCGCCTTGAGAGGATTGGGGTGAATGGCAAGAAGGGACCGAGGAAGCCTTCCATCGAGGAAATAGACCAGGCCAAG TTGCAGATCTTTCGGCCGAGCATGTTTGGCAACACACTGGAGGAGGTGATGGCGCTGCAAAAGGACCGACACCCCACGCGCCAGCTGCCCTGGGTGCAGACAACGCTCTCGGATGAGGTGCTGAGGCTGCAAGGGGCGCAGACGGAAGGCATCTTCAG GGTGTCGGCCGACGTGGATGAGGTAGCCGCTCTCAAGAATCGCATTGACCAGTGGGAGGTGCCGGAGCACTCGTCTCCCGGCGGCAACGGCTGCTGTGGCGACGCCCACACCCCTGCCTCCCTCCTCAAGCTGTGGTACCGTGAGCTGTATGAGCCTCTCATCCCCGACGCCCTCTACGAGGAGTGCGTGGGTGCAGGAGCCACATCGCCTGAGCGTGCTGCCGCCATTGTCCATAGCTTGCCTGCGCTCAACAAGGCAGTCCTCTGCTACCTCATCCGCTTCCTGCAG
- the LOC124172941 gene encoding uncharacterized protein LOC124172941 isoform X2, with the protein MTSERMEWVEIVEPRTKEHMYANLTTGECVWDPPPGMPVKKTDHNQWWELFDQNTSRFYYYNATSQKTVWHRPHNCDIIPLAKLQTLKQNTEVVCSSEEGGGRSSRRQRNAEQEQDEDEEEDDPPTPSSSTRTVSSQTQTSPSPSRRARRPHHHHHHGHHRHHRHHRSSQGEEGGDSGEPMAAHEHRHSTGQRSTTPLACRRPCQEDVHAVDKGPSRQRSLDTGDGREPQPLCRSHSFMQQQQRRSGACRHHHAHGVEANGRRGGTGTSSHWTEDEDSMHEKYVSLCVSGEEQRRACRRHRRNHHGCDASDEEEEGREAEEGSTPLPNRSAGHRPHHRQQPPVAPSAPPPPPLSPLPPVGAGRSASAAGSCSPHSPVDSGLATTCSRASVDSSASTAALMLLRSSRPSSHTPNSATLPSIHRQQQRSGMAQGELSVGGREGGGESSPSAPSSPSSNQQQQQQTAPPLPAPQHHHHHHLYSNVDYSPYVLGPEMQAHLLPLQQYILEQAKLSGCYRFGDPLNEGDRDSLHSEDDDEEDEDDGEGGEERGRRGESSGSHRRDDSDEFADDEAMSNQEDSSSQEYLDDGNYLDDEEDEDYGRFLGHHVGIARPQVAFAPQPRALLLPLSASRPRPKYTFHTDSRYEHDYVDGGSVGAVHAQAPVARGLVGGGGAIPLETQHASLKRRKDHPAPPPPSTASQGSRLPGLCSPILEKAESPRLTLSGGMNPERKLPSESDIEKYAQDNLNIHKKGIFRKKFSVRDMLSWSKDPIRKPMLVLEDKNLKKEACEVFKLVQIYMGDRKAKPGMTLNSVALDLCSKAYSQPRLRDELYVQICRQTTENPRRESLRRGWELLALCLAFFPPSEKFQPYLDGYMNRHRDPSFDFPEVGKWPIHVQISHYATVSCKRLERIGVNGKKGPRKPSIEEIDQAKLQIFRPSMFGNTLEEVMALQKDRHPTRQLPWVQTTLSDEVLRLQGAQTEGIFRVSADVDEVAALKNRIDQWEVPEHSSPGGNGCCGDAHTPASLLKLWYRELYEPLIPDALYEECVGAGATSPERAAAIVHSLPALNKAVLCYLIRFLQIFTQQEVVQATKMDASNLAMVMAPNVLRCTSRDPRVIFENARKEMAFIRTLIQSLDTTFMEGVF; encoded by the exons GATGGAGTGGGTGGAGATAGTGGAGCCACGAACCAAGGAGCACATGTACGCCAACTTGACGACGGGCGAGTGCGTGTGGGACCCTCCGCCTGGAATGCCCGT GAAGAAAACAGACCACAATCAGTGGTGGGAACTTTTTGACCAGAACACATCTCGCTTCTACTATTACAATGCAACTTCTCAGAAAACGGTGTGGCATCGACCTCACAACTGTGATATCATCCCATTGGCCAAGCTACAG ACGCTCAAGCAGAACACGGAGGTGGTGTGCAGCAGCGAGGAGGGAGGGGGGCGGAGCAGCAGGCGTCAGCGCAACGCAGAGCAGGAGCAGGatgaggacgaggaggaggacgACCCGCCCACCCCCTCTTCCTCGACGCGCACGGTCAGCTCGCAGACGCAGACGTCGCCTTCGCCCTCACGCCGTGCCCGCCgcccccaccaccaccatcaccacggACACCACAGACACCACCGGCACCACCGCTCATCGCAAGGCGAGGAGGGCGGAGACAGTGGAGAG CCAATGGCAGCCCACGAACACCGACATTCCACAGGGCAACGATCGACCACGCCATTGGCATGTCGACGGCCCTGCCAGGAGGACGTGCACGCAGTCGACAAGGGCCCATCGAGGCAAAGGAGCCTGGACACAG GGGATGGCCGTGAGCCGCAGCCGCTGTGCCGAAGTCACAGCTTCATGCAGCAGCAGCAGCGCCGTAGCGGTGCGTGCCGTCACCACCACGCCCACGGCGTGGAGGCCAACGGGCGGAGGGGGGGCACGGGGACTTCGTCGCACTGGACGGAAGATGAGGACTCGATGCACGAGAAGTATGTGTCGTTGTGCGTGAGTGGGGAGGAGCAGCGGAGGGCGTGCCGTCGTCACCGGCGCAACCACCACGGCTGCGACGCGtcggacgaggaggaggaggggcgggAGGCTGAAGAGGGCAGCACCCCACTGCCCAACAG GAGTGCAGGGCACCGCCCGCACCATCGTCAGCAGCCTCCAGTTGCTCCCTCGgctccgccccctccccccctctctccgcTGCCCCCTGTGGGTGCTGGGCGCAGTGCGTCGGCTGCTGGCAGCTGCTCTCCTCATTCACCTGTCGACTCGGGCCTCGCCACGACCTGCAGCCGAGCCTCAGTGGACAGCTCTGCATCCACGGCTGCCCTCATGCTCCTGCGCTCATCACGCCCCAGCAGCCACACTCCCAACAGCGCCACACTGCCATCGATCCAC AGGCAGCAGCAGCGTAGTGGCATGGCGCAAGGCGAGTTGTCAGTGGGTGGTCGTGAGGGTGGGGGGGAGAGCAGCCCGAGTGCACCGTCGTCGCCTTCCTCcaaccagcagcagcagcagcagaccGCCCCACCATTGCCAGCGCCtcagcaccaccaccaccaccatctgTACAGCAACGTGGACTACTCGCCGTACGTGCTGGGCCCCGAGATGCAGGCCCACCTGCTCCCCCTTCAGCAGTACATCCTCGAGCAGGCTAAGCTGTcag GCTGCTACCGTTTTGGTGATCCCCTGAACGAAGGCGATAGAGACTCTTTGCACTCGGAGGATGACGACGAGGAGGACGAGGATGATGGGGAGGGGGGTGAggaaaggggaaggaggggggagtCGTCAGGGAGCCATCGCCGTGACGACAGCGATGAATTTGCCGACGATGAGGCCATGTCCAACCAGGAGGATTCGTCATCACAAGA GTACCTGGACGATGGCAACTACTTGGATGATGAAGAGGATGAGGACTATGGACGTTTCCTTGGGCATCACGTGGGCATTGCGCGCCCGCAAGTGGCTTTTGCGCCACAGCCACGTGCCCTGTTGCTCCCCTTGTCTGCTTCCAGACCCAGGCCCAAGTACACATTCCACACAG ACTCGAGGTATGAGCACGACTACGTGGACGGTGGGAGCGTGGGGGCCGTCCACGCCCAGGCGCCCGTGGCACGGGGGCtggtgggtgggggaggggcCATCCCCCTCGAGACGCAGCACGCATCCCTCAAGCGGCGCAAGGACCACCCCGCCCCCCCTCCACCGAGCACAGCGAGCCAGGGCAGCCGCCTGCCCGGCCTCTGCTCGCCCATTCTCGAGAAGGCTGAG TCTCCACGCTTGACTCTCTCGGGTGGCATGAATCCAGAGCGCAAGCTGCCATCAGAGAGCgacattgaaaaatatgcgcAAGACAACCTCAACATTCACAAGAAGGGCATCTTCCGCAAGAAGTTCTCCGTTCGGGACATGCTCTCATGGTCCAAG GATCCGATACGGAAGCCCATGCTGGTGTTGGAAGACAAGAACTTGAAGAAGGAGGCGTGTGAAGTGTTCAAGTTGGTGCAGATCTACATGGGAGACCGAAAGGCGAAGCCCGGCATGACCCTGAACAGCGTGGCGCTTGACCTCTGCTCCAAGGCGTACTCACAGCCGAGGCTGAGGGACGAGCTCTACGTGCAG ATATGTCGCCAAACAACGGAGAACCCGAGACGGGAGAGCTTGCGCAGAGGGTGGGAGCTGCTGGCACTCTGTCTCGCCTTCTTCCCACCTTCTGAGAAGTTCCAGCCCTACTTGGATGGATACATGAATCGCCATCGTGACCCGTCGTTTGATTTCCCCGAGGTTGGAAAATGGCCCATCCAC GTGCAAATCAGCCACTATGCGACGGTGAGCTGCAAGCGCCTTGAGAGGATTGGGGTGAATGGCAAGAAGGGACCGAGGAAGCCTTCCATCGAGGAAATAGACCAGGCCAAG TTGCAGATCTTTCGGCCGAGCATGTTTGGCAACACACTGGAGGAGGTGATGGCGCTGCAAAAGGACCGACACCCCACGCGCCAGCTGCCCTGGGTGCAGACAACGCTCTCGGATGAGGTGCTGAGGCTGCAAGGGGCGCAGACGGAAGGCATCTTCAG GGTGTCGGCCGACGTGGATGAGGTAGCCGCTCTCAAGAATCGCATTGACCAGTGGGAGGTGCCGGAGCACTCGTCTCCCGGCGGCAACGGCTGCTGTGGCGACGCCCACACCCCTGCCTCCCTCCTCAAGCTGTGGTACCGTGAGCTGTATGAGCCTCTCATCCCCGACGCCCTCTACGAGGAGTGCGTGGGTGCAGGAGCCACATCGCCTGAGCGTGCTGCCGCCATTGTCCATAGCTTGCCTGCGCTCAACAAGGCAGTCCTCTGCTACCTCATCCGCTTCCTGCAG